The following DNA comes from Holophagaceae bacterium.
AGCAGCATCTCCACGGTCCAGCGGCCGATGCCGCGCACATCGGTCATGCGGGCGATGATTTCCTCGTCGTCGAGCTTGCGGAGGCCCGCCCAGCCCGGCACCAGGCCCATCAATGTCTTCTCCGAAAGGTCCCGCATCGCGGCGGCCTTCGCTGCGCTCAATCCGGCGCTTCGAAGCAATTCGATGTCGGCGGCCAGCACATCTTCGGGGCGCAAATGCCTCGACTCGAACAACCCCTTGAAACGCCCCCAGATGGTGGCGGCGACCTTGCCGTTGAGCTGCTGGTAGACGATGGATTCGGCCAACGCCTCGAAGGGGCTGTGGTTGGGCCGCAGCGCCAGCTTGAAATCGCCGACTTTCTGGATGACGCGCTTGAGATCCTTATCCTTGCGCAGCAGTTTCAGCGCCGATGCAGGATCGAATTCCAATTGAAAGCGGGCCGCCATCAGTTGGATTCGGCGCTGATGGCGACGGTCCATAGGCCCGTGGGATCGGGGTGCATCAGCCATCCCGAATTCACCGGGCGCTCGACCCACGCGCCTTGTTCCAGTTCCTGGTCGAGCTGCATCGGCCCCCATCCTGCATAGCCCAGGAACAACCGGAAGCGGCTGTCGGGGTCCGTCATCAATTCCTCCAGCAGATCCTTCCGATGGCTCACGAAATGGGTGAAATCGAGCACCGTGTCCTCGGGGCCCGGCAGCCCGCCTTCCACCAGCAGGATGCCCCGCTGGGGGTCCACGGGGCCGCCGCGCCAGGCGGTGGCCTCCTCTGGACCCGCGAAGTCGAGGCCGCTCTCTTCGCAGATCTGCGCAAGCGCGAGCGGCAAGGGGCGGTTCAGGATGATTCCCAAGGCCCCCTCGTCGTCGTGCTCCACCAGCAGCAGCACCGAGTGCATGAAATTGGGGTCCATGAGCAGAGGGCTCGCCACCAGGAGACAGGGGGCATTTAGCGTCATGGGCCTAGGATAGCGTGCTTGCTCCATTTTCCGGCGGGATGTCCTCATCCAGGAAATAGCCCGGGTCCTCGATCTCCACCAGCTCGCCGAGGCCCAGCCTGCGGAGCGTTTCCTCATTGAAATCCGCTTCCTGCCAGCGCGGGTCCGACTTCCCGTTGAAGAAATGCTGCGAGGCCTCGCCCGCTTGGTAGCTCCCGGCGCTCAACCAGAGATGGACCCAGCCGATGTGGTTGATGCGCGCCCAGATCTTCATGGTTGATCCTTAACGGGAAGGCAGCCCCGGCACCCGCCACATGGCCAGTTCATCGCCCAATCCAGGAACCGGCAGCAGCCCATTCTCGATGGCCCCGTCGTCGCTTTCGGGTTCGCAGAAATAGACGGCGATGGCCCCCAGGGGCTGGTCGGTCCGGACCAGCCCGGCGCCCGGAAAGGCGGCGCGGGGGCCCGTCTTCCAGGAAACAGACAGTTCCCCCACCCGGGCCGCTTCCAGGATGGCCCGGCCCCCTTCGGAGCCCAGATCCTCCACCACCGGAACCTCCACGTCGAAGCTGCCGGCCGCCGCTTCCACCGAGAGTCCGTGCTGGCGCAGGTGCGCCGCCAGGGGCGCGGCCACAAGGTAGGCGGCGGGCCGCTCCACGACCTTGGTCCCCACGAACCGGCCGATGTGCGGAATGGCCACGGACGCCGGCGCTCCATCCAGCGTGCGCGGAATCCGGGTGAGGATCTCAATGGGCTGGTCGAAGCGCTCGAGGCCGTAGCGCACCGCCACGCGGTCCCTCGGGATGCGGCAGGCCGACACGGTCCGCAGCACATCATCGCCATGGGCGGCCACGAAGCGCAAAGTTTCGAGCATGAACGCGTAGGCGGTGCGCACGCGCTCCGCGAAGGTGATGTAGGAATAGCACTCCAACAATAGGTCCATGCGGCTGGTGAGCCCGCGGTAATTGCTGCCGAAGCGTGGGTGATGGGGATAGGTCATCCAGCCTTCCCGAACGGCGCTGCCTGGATCCGCCTCGCCATCCGTGTCCAGGACCCGTTCGTCCTCCACGAAATTGCCGTACCACCCCGCGTCCAGCCCGTGGTTCGCCTTCAAGGCGGCGGTGACGGGACCCAGAAGCTGCTCCCGCATGTAGAGGATCGGTTCCGCGCGGCCGCTCTCGATGGTGTGGGGGATGTCGTAGGTCATGGAAAAGCGGTGGACCGATCCGTTCGTGGCATGGTTGTCGATGGTCAGGTCCGGCTCCCAGGCCTGGCAGACCCGGGTCTGCAGCAGGCGCATTTCGATCGATTCCTGGCGCATGTAGTCCCGGTTCAGGTTGATCCTGCCGGCATTCACGCGGGTGCCCACGCCGCTTTCCGGGCCGAGCTGCCCGTTCAGTTTCGGAAGGTTCAGCTTGCGGTTCCCGGGATCGATGGCGTCGTTGCCGTCGGGATTGAAGAGCGGCGCGATGACCAGGGTGAGCCTGGCCAGGATGTCCCCTCCGTCCAGGCGGCCCTTGTCCGCCAGCAGGTCCCGCGCCAGCATCAGGCAGGCCTCCTTGCCTTCCACTTCGCCTGCGTGGATGCCGCTGATGACCAGCACCACCGGGAGGCCCAGGGCCTTGGCCTGGGCGGGAGTCTTCACGCCTCGGGATGACAGCACGAGCAGGGGAAGGTCCCGGCCTCCGGGGCTGGCGCCGAATGAACTCACGGACAGGCGCGCATCGCCTAGGGCATCGAGCGCGGCGATGAAGGCCATCACGTCCGCATGGCGGGATGTCTCTTCGTAGGAGGTGGCTTCAGCGCGGGTCTGGAGGGACATGGGAACCTCGTCTGTATTCGTCCGGATCACTTCTTGAAATAGGCCCGGATGCCCTTGACCACCGCCTCGGCATAGCGCTGGCGGAACTCCGCGTCGCGCAGGTTGGCGGCATCATCTTCGTTCGTGAGATTGGCCACTTCCACCAGGACCTTGGTGCGGGCCGCGCTGTAGCGGATGACGGCGGGGATGAAATTCCTACCGTCGCGGTGGATCACATTCCGGATGGCGCGGTTCGGGTGGACGAGGATCCTGGATTGCCTGAGCGCCCTTACCAGCGCTTCGCCGAAGAGGCGCGACCGGGCCTCGCCCTGCAGTTTCTCTCGGGAGCTGAAGGACGCGCGGCTGCCCTTCTTCATCTCGCGGACGCCGGCGCCCCGGTTGGGGCCCAGCGAGAAATTCGAAGGCACGAAGCTGGCGCCAGGCACATAGACCATGGTGCCGCGCGCCGAGGGATGCAGGCTGTCGGCGTGGAAGCTGATGAAGAGGGTCTTCTGGGCGTCGCCCTTGCGCAAAAAAGTGGTGAAAAGGTCGTTGGCCAGCACCCACCGCAGATGGACGCTCACGGCGCTGGGGCTGTCGCCGTCGATGGCGAAGGGGGGCGTGGTGAGGACCTGCGCGATCCTGCTGGGGACTGGAATGTCGTCGCGCAGCTTGAATCCGATCCCCGGGTAGCGGATGGTGCTGCTGACCTGCGCATCGGTGGCTTCCTCCAGGATCTGCTTCACGCGGCAGCAGATGTCGTAGACGAAATCCGATTCCCAGATGCCGTTGGCCGAGGCCCCGCGGTCGATCCCGCCGTGCCCCGCATCCAGCACCACCCGCAGGCCCCCCAGCTTCGGCCCCGCATCGACGCGCCGGGTCTGCCGGACCTCCTCGCGCATCTCCTGGTCGGCTTTCAGGGCCACGGTCCCTTCGGGCTGGAAGGGGGCCGACAGGGCTTTCGCGGGAATCTTGATGAGGGTGCCCGGCTGGATGCTGCGGACGTCGCCGATGCCGCTCCGCCGGGCGATCTCATCGGCGAAGGCATTCACCTCCTTGGCATCCACCCGATCCGTGTAGCGGATCACCACCGAGGAATAGAGGGCCTCGCCCTTGCGCAGGCGGTAGGCCGCGTATTTTCCTTCCCTGTCCTCGTCGAAGTCCAGCAGGGCGCGGTAGGCGGCGATCTTGCCATCGTCGTCCAATTCGTCTTCCGGCTGGCTGTGGACCGGAGGCGTGCCGCTGCCGCCCAATTCCGGCGACAGGAGTTTCTGGGGAATGCGCCAGAGGTCGCCCGCATTGAGCTTCTCCGGGTTGCCGGGATTGGCTTTTTCGAGCTTGTCGTAATTCTGGCCGTGCCCCATGAAGAGCGAAGCCATGAGCCAGACGGACTCCAGCTCCGGCCAGCGAACTTTATGGATCACTTCCTCGCGTTTCCACTGGTCCTCCGGGAACAGCGACTCCAGGACCCAGCGCTTGCCTTCGGCGCTCAGGTCCTCGAAAACCGCCCAGCCGCCGGATGCTCTGCGGAGCAGAAAAGTCCGGGGCAGCGGCTTCGCCTCGATCAGGAGCCCTTTGCGGAACTGGAGGCGGAGCACGGCCCGGCCGCCGCCGGGCACCGGGGCCCGGACCTCCACGGGCGCGGGATCCGCGGCGAGAAGGCACACCGTGGGCGCGAGGAGGAGCAGGGTCTTCAGGACTCCCACGGCGTTTCGTCTTGATCGGAAAAGGCTTCGCCGGAAAGCCCGCTGCGGACCCAGGATTTCAGCAGCTCCTGCATCGCGGCCGGATTCCCGGTCCTTTGCGGCAGGAATCGCTTGAAGCGCCGCTCCAGATGGCCGGCCCCTTCCTCGAGCAGGAACAGCCGGTCGGTGATGCGGCCCACGGGGTCTTTCGAGGCGGTGGGCGGCAGTTTGAGGCCGCTCAGGTCCAATCCCGCGGCCTGCAGCGTGAAGATCCACTCCATGTCGCCGGCGAGGATCCGCAGCTTCGCGCGGACGGGCCGCATGCCGCGGCTGATGGCTTCGAAGGCTTCGCGGCTTTCCGCCGGATTGCCTTTGCGCAGGGAGATCTCCTTCACCTCCCCCTGTTCGGACTGGAGCGTCACCGCGTCATCCACGAAGCAGCTCGAAAGATCCCCTTCCTGCCCCGAGGCTCCGCCCTCGGTGAGGCCGCGCATCCAGAGCCATAGGAGGAATTCCTCGCCCAGGAAGCGCCCCTGCTCGATGAGCTCCAGGGGCTTGGAGGGTTTGGCGGACTTCGCTGAGGTCGGTTGGGTCATGCGTCTTCCAGGGCGAGATCCAACGGATCCAGGGCCATCAAGGTCTCCGTCGGCAATTCAGGCGCGATGCGGCCTGCGAGGAGCAGCGGCGCCAAGGGCTGGAGCTCGCAGCCGAAGGACTTGATGAAGAGGCTTTGCAGCGAGCCCTGGGCCCTGCTGGAACCCGCGGTGGTCCAGAGCAGGCCACCATTCAGGTCCCAAGCCAGTTCCACGATCCTGGGCGTGGGCAGCACTTTCCGCAGCAGCTCCACCTTCACCTCATCCTGGAGGGAAATGCGGGCTTCCTTGCCCACGAAGGCGAGATCCTTCTCCTGCATGAGCGTGCGCAGCCGCAAATCCACGTGGGCCTTCAGAAGCGCATTGGGCACCCGGCGCGTATCCATCCGCAGCGCGAACAGCGCGAAGCGGTCCTGCGTGACCCAGTCCGCGTCTGGGGGAAGGATCAGCGGATTGCGCCAGTCGCACCAGCCCATGCGCTCCTCCTCGACGCCATCCTCGAAGGGCCTGAACATGTCCTGCTTCAGCCCCGCGATGAGATCCTCCTCCGAGGGCACCGGACCCATCACAAGGAAGCGCCGCAGGGACAATCCACCCTGGGTGAGACTCACTATTTGCCTCCGAAGATGCGCCAACCGCCGCGCTTGGGATCTTTTGCCGGGCGGGTCCGTGGAAGGGACTCCAAGGGATTGATGACCACGGGTTTCTCGCCTTCCGCGGGCAGCGGAAATCCTGGATCATCCAGGGCGAGCAGCAGGGCGGTGACGTTGTCCCGGGCGCCGTGGAAAAGGACTTCCTCGAGCATCAGCTCGAGGGTGCGCCGCGTGGAGTAGCCATAGGCGAGATTGGCCTGGATCCGCGCATCGGTGATCTCGCCGTGCAATCCGTCGCTGCAGAGCAGCAGCCGGTCCCCGCGCCGCAGGGGCACTTTGCCCAGGACCGCCACGATGGGCTGCGGCGCGCCGATGGCCTGGGTGATCATGTTGCGCTGGGGATGGGTGCGGGCCTGCTCCCGGGTCAAGGTCCCGCTGTTCACCATCTCGTTCACCAACGTCTGGTCCACGGTGAGCTGCAGCAGTTCCCCCCGCCTGAAAAGATAGGCGCGGGAATCGCCCACCTGGCAGATGTAGGCGAAGCCGTTCCAGAGGACCGCGGCAGTGAGCGTGGAACCCATGCCGCGCGACGAGCGGTCATTGTCTGAATAGCGGAGCACCGATTCGCTGGCGCCCTCGGCCGCTACCTTCAGCGTTTCCAGCAGGCCTTCCTCGGTGGCATCCTCGGCGGGAAAGCGCCCCCAATGCCCGAAAATGTGCAGCGCCGCGGCGGCCAGCCCCTCGCGGCTGGCGACCTCGCCCGCGGCCGCGCCCCCCATCCCGTCCGCCACCGCCGCCAGGAGGCCGCTCCTGCAGACTTTTTGCATGCGCAAAGGCCCATTGACGATGGGCTCCTCGCCATCCAGCGCATTCACGAGATAGGCATCCTCGTTGTTCTTGCGAACTTTTCCGAGATGCGTGATGGCGGCGTAGTCAATGAGCATGCAGGGGTGCGCTTAGAATCAGGGTTGGACTCGGTGTGATTAACTATAGCCTCACGAGGCTTCGATGTCCGGCCATGTTCCATTCTTCGACCTGTTGCTTGGGAGTCCGGCCTCCCCTGGCTTCGCCACGGCCGCGGCCGCTGGGCCCATGGGCATCCCCCGCGCGCCAGGCTGGGAACGCGGTTGATGGAGCGGTTGGCCATCATCGGTCCAGGCACCCTGGGACTCTCCCTCGCGCGGTGGGGCGCGGAGTGCGGGCTCCAGGTGGCCCTCGCTGGACGGAACCGGGACCATGTGGACAGCCGGCTGGGGGAAGCCGACCTCCGCTGGGAGATCGCCGTGCGAAAAGGCCGCATCACCGCCGGTCAATGGCAGGAGGCCCGCGGGCGGCTGCGTGGGTGCGGCACCTGGGAAGCCGCAGTGGAAGGCGCTCGCTGGGTCCTGGAGGCCCTGCCTGAGTCCCTGGATGAAAAGGCGCAGGCCTGGTCGCGTCTGGATTCCTTCCTTCCCGGGGTGGTCTCCCGGCTCACCGGCACGTCCAGCATTTCATCCGCCTCCATCCAGGCGGCTTCGGGCATGGGTTCTCCTCTATTGGCCTTTCATTGCTTCGTGCCGCTGGAACGGATGGGCATCGTGGAGTTGGCAGGCGGAGAAAGGGTTCCCAGGATAGCCCTGGAAGGGGCTCTGGCGCTCGCGGCGCGCCTGGGAAAGCGTGTGGCGATGGTCCAGGACCAGACAGGCTTCGCAGCCGCTAGAATGGCCCTTGCCCAAGGGTTGGAAGCCATGCGGCTGCTAGAATCCGGCATGGCGAGCGCCGAGGATCTGGATGCCCTGCTCACCCAAGGGTACGGCCATCCGGTCGGGCCCCTGGAATTGTCGGATCGGATAGGACTGGATCTGCGGTTGACGATTGCCAAGCAGATCTTTGCTTCCACCGGTGATCCGCGCTTTGATCCTCCGGGAATCCTCCGGCAATTGGTGGACCAGGGAAGATTGGGTTTGAAGACCGGCGCGGGATTCTTTGAATGGGATGAAAAGGGGAAACGCAGATGATTCCCTGGATCCTGACGGCTTTTGCCCTCCTCGTGGGGCTATGGTTGGCCTACAAAATCGGCAAGATTGTGCTTCGAATCGCCGCGGGGCTGGCTTTCCTGGCATTCATCGCCGCGCTGATCTGGTACATTTTTCTAAGATGACTTATTAAGTTCCAATCTTTGAAGGAGCAACGATGGCAGCCATTTCTTGCACCCATTGCGGCGCGGATCTCACCGCCCCCCAAAGCGTCCGCATCGCGGAGTACCATTTCGGCCGCCTGGAGAAAGTGGATCAGGAACCGCTGGCTGGACCTGGATTCAAGTACCATTTCGAGCAGCCGGACACCTTCACCATCCTGTGCAATTCGTGCAAGCGCCTCGTCAGGACCCTGCCCATCCGCCGGTAATGTTTTCCTGCAACAACCAAAAGGGCCCCGTTCGGGGCCCTTTTGGTTGAGTGGATCCAATCAGTTCTTGATGATTCTAGGTGTGATGAAGATCAGCAGCTCCGCATTGCTTTCGGAGGTGGTCTTGTTCCTGAACAGCCACCCGAGGAGGGGGAGCTTGGAGAGGAAAGGGACGCCTGCGCTGCCGTTGCTGGTGCTGTTGGTGTAGACGCCGCCGAGGATCGCGGTCCCGCCATCCCTGACCAGCACGGTCGTATTGATGGATTTGCGCAGGATGGTGGGCGACCCCTGGACCGTGCGGCTGAAATCGGCCTCGGATTTCTCGATCTTGAGATCCATGAGGATGGTGCCGTCATTGGTGATCTGAGGCGTCACGTCCAGTTCCAGGTTCGCATCGACGAAGGCCACGGTGATGGCGCCGCCGGCTGCTCCGCCTTGCTGGCTGGGATACGGGATTTTCTGGCCCGCCAGGATCTTGGCCGCCTTGTTGTTCTGGGTGACCAGTTTCGGCTGGGAGACGATCTTGACTTTGCCTTCCTTCTCGAGGGCCTGGAGGATGAAGTTGATGCTGATCCGGTTGCTCAGGAAGGAAACCCAGTACTCCGCAGCGGCGCCCGGGATGCTGGTGATGCCGTCCTTGCCTGGCGCGAAGCCCAGCGTGACGTCATTCTGGCCGGCCCCGGGCCGGTTGTTGATGGAGTTCCAGGAAGGGCCGTTGCTGGTGACCCAAGGAGCCGCGGCCCCGCCGATGGTGAGATCAGCGCCGCCGCCATTGGTGGTGGGCCATTTCACGCCGAAGGCTTTGTCGAAGTTGCCGCTCGCCTCGACGACGCGCGCCGAGATTTCCACCTGCTGGATCTGGACATCCAGCTGAGCGATCAGGTCATCGACCAGCGGAAGATTGCGGGGCAGATCCGTGATGATCAGGGTGTTGGTCCGCTCATCGCTGATGATATTGCCGCGCTTGGTCACGACCTTTTCGAGAATGGCTTTGACGTCTCCCACCTTTGCGTAGGAAAGCGGACGCGTGACGCTCTGGAGGTCGCCCGCGAGGGCTTTCGCCTCGTCGAGGGCCTTGCGGTCGTTCTCCTCCTTCTGGAGTTTGTCCACCCTGGCGACGCGCAGCACGCCATGGTTGATTTCCTTGCCGAGGCCCGCATTCTTCAAAATCATGTCAAGGACGAGGTCCGCCGGGGTATCCGTGAATTTGAAGTTGTAGGTGCCCTGGACATCCTGGTCCATGATCAGGTTCAAGTGCATGCTGTCGGCGATGATGCGGAGGAATGTGCCCAGGTCGGCGCTAGGAATATCGATGGTGATGGGGGCGCCCACGTATCTGGCTTCCTGTTCGCCCAGCGTCCGGCCCGCCTGCTGGCCGTAATTGGAATTCCCAAGATTCCCCTTGCCAGGTGCCTTGGATTCCTGGGGCTGAGGCCCCAATGAGGAAGGCATCAGTGCCGAAGCCGTGATGACCGGAAGGAGGCGATAGGGAGCGCCCACCGAAGGCACCGGAGCCGTGGGTTGCACTGCCAGTGCGGCAGGCGCCTTCACGGGTTCGATGAGGACGTTGGATTGGGCTTCCTTGGGGGCTTCGGCTGGAGCCGCCACAGCAGGCTCAGGGGAAACTGCCGGTGGGGGCGGGGGTGTTGGCGGAGCCGCAACCTCGGCAACCGGTGTCGCAGGACTTCCCGCAACAGGTTCCACAGGGCTGGCGATGATTTCCGTTGGAACCGGAACCACAGGCGTAGGCCTGATTGATTCCGCGACCGTCATTTGTTCGGCCGGCACCTGGACGGCCGGGGCGGCTGGCGCAAGCGCGGGGGAGGATACCGCAAACCTGGCCTGGACCGCGCCACTGCCAGGCAGAAGCACCAGATCGATGCCATCGGCCTGCTTGGAGACAGTGACTTGCGTGCCGGGAACAACCTCCAGCACGAGCCTGGTCACCGGCTCCGGGGAAACGGCGAACTGGGCGACCCTGTATTTCAGGATCAATGGATGCGCAAGGGCGGCCAAATCCTTTTTGGAGAGCTGATTGCCACGGTTCACGCCGGGCAGGTCCACCACAACCCTGTAAGGGGAGGACAGCACCTGGAGGCGCGGAGCAGCCGTGAAACCTGGGATTTCGATTTGAAGCCGTGCACCGGAGCTATCCACTGGCATGAGGAATGCCTTTTGGAGGGTCACCGACCGCGGGGCTGCTTCAGTCTCTGGGGGAGCCGCCGTGAGGGAACCGTTTGGCACCCCCGCCAGCACCACGCCCCCCGCAACCAGCAAGGAACACAGGCGAGCATTCATCGTTTACCCTCCTCGCGTTTAAAAGTCTTAGTGATCGTCTTGTATTGAGTCTTGACGGTTGAATTTGGATCCCACTGGTGGAAAGTGACCGCCTTGTCATCCACGCTCACAATCTCGCCATCCCTGAATTTGTATCCCGATGGGAGGAAACGGACATTTCCCCGACTATCTGTAACAACAGCAAAAAACTTGCCTTCCCTTTTAATGATGCCTTTCACCGCGATGTCATCGACCATGTCGCCGCGTTTAGCTGGCTCGGCATCGGACGGCGCGGAGAAGGGATCACGGTTGATCGTCGGACGATAGGGGATTGCTTTCCGCGCAATGAGATCTTCAGGGGTAGGCTGGCTCTCCGCATTGCCGCCTGTTTCCGCGGGGTTCGCGGCTGGCGCCGTCTCGCCTGGTTTCGCGCTCGATTTCTGGGCCTGTCCCCATAGGCCAAGAACGAGGGTCGAAGCCAGTAAATGAAGCGCGAGGTGGTTGATTCTTGGCCGGTTCATGGTTGGATGCTCCGTCACTTCTTCTTGGTCTCTGCGCCGATATCCGCAGGGGCCTGGGCAGGGTTATAGACGAAGGCACTGATCCGGCAGGTGGCGGTTGCCGGGAACACGGATTTTGCATCGGCTCTCTTGAACTGGATATTGGTCATATTGATGATCTTTTCATAACCGGAGATCAAGGAGGCGAATTGTCCGAAGGAATGGTATCCAACCCGGAAATCGAACTTCACAGGATATTCGGTGTAGTAGGTGGTTTTGATCGGGGGTTCCAGGGAGAAAGAACTCTGGTCGATACCGGCGTTGTCCGCAAGCTTCTTCATGCGGATGGGCATCTCCCCGCGATCCTGCTCCGAAGGCATCACCTTGATGAGTTCGTCGAGCCGTTTTTCCGTCTTGGTGACTTCATCTTTGAGCTTTTCGTAGTTCGCTTTCAGCTGGAAGCCTTTGTCCACTTCCTTCTGGAGGCTGTCGATGCTGGCCTGGATGCTGACGAGCTCATCCCGCTTGCCGCCAAGGACAAAATAAATGACGATGCTCAATACAATGCCCGCCAAGGCACCCAGGAGGATCTGATTTCGGAGCTGGGTATTCATCGCTTACCTCAGGCCGGGTTCTGGAGATCAAAGGAGATGGAGAAGGAGATCGTGTTTCCCTGCTTGCCCGCGCCGGGGTAGTTCACGTTCTTGAACCACCGCGTGCGGCTCTGTATCCGGTTATAGAAAAGCACAACGGCTTCGAAGGTCCGGGCTTCGCCGCGGATCGTGATGTTCATGCCGTTCTGCGTGACCGCGCTGAACCATACGTCATCGGGAAGGCTGTTGGCCAATTCCTCCATGAAATGGACTGGCAGCTCCTGGTTCTTCTTGAGGTTCAGCATGACCTCTTCTTTTTTCTGGAGAACTTCCTTCTGATCCCGGAACTTCTTTTCCAGGTCGATGTATTTCTTCAGTTCTTCCACTTGCTTGGCGAGTTGATCGCGCTTCTGGTTCGATCGGTCGATCTCATTGTTGAGCCAGATGTAATAGACGCCGCCGATCGCCGAGAAAAGCAGCACGAACAGGATTCCGGCGATGGGAAGGGTGGACCTGCCGGCGCCTTCATCCTGCGCGTAGACCTGCATGGGCTCGGCTTTATCGAGTTTCTTGCCGGGGCCTTGAGAGAGCGCGTCTCCGAGGAGGTTGATCCTGATCATCGGTCCCCCACTTGGCGCAGAGCCAGGCCCACGGCCACTGCAGCCGCACATCCAATCTCCCGGGCGGCGGCCGGGTCGACGCTTCGGTCATCCAGCTCAATGAGTAAAAAGGGATTCATGCGGTCCACCGACACGCGAAGGCGGTCGCCCAGCACATCCGTGAGGCCCGTGACCTTCGCGCTGCCACCGGCCAGAAGCACACGGTCCAGCCGGTCGATCTTGAAACTGGAACGGAAGAAATCAATG
Coding sequences within:
- a CDS encoding PilN domain-containing protein, whose amino-acid sequence is MIRINLLGDALSQGPGKKLDKAEPMQVYAQDEGAGRSTLPIAGILFVLLFSAIGGVYYIWLNNEIDRSNQKRDQLAKQVEELKKYIDLEKKFRDQKEVLQKKEEVMLNLKKNQELPVHFMEELANSLPDDVWFSAVTQNGMNITIRGEARTFEAVVLFYNRIQSRTRWFKNVNYPGAGKQGNTISFSISFDLQNPA